Genomic DNA from Halorussus rarus:
CGGGCACCGACCGCGGCGGCCCCGAGGCGCTGGCCGACCTCGCCGCGCCGGGCCCCTACGACGTGGCGCTGCGCCGCTTGCCCGACGACGCGCTCGCCCGGCACGACCGGCCCGACCTCCGGGTCCCGCCGGGACTGGCCGCCGAGCGCCTCGCGGGCGACCCCGACCTCGCCGAGCGCACGCGGGCGGCCGTCCCGGACGACAGCCGGGGCGACGACCGCGGAGGGGCGGTCGACGAGACGCCCGGCGGGGAGTCGCTCGACGCGGTCGAGGCGTTCCTGGAGGACGAGGAGAAGATCGAGGCGATACGCGACCGCGCCCGCGAGGAGGCCAGGGAGCGAGCGGCCGAGTGGGGTCTGGACGGGGAACTGCAGTAATCTCCTCGCGCGCCGAACGCGCGGTTTCGGCGCTCGGCCGGACAACCGACCGACGGGAAGCGGCAACCCGAGCGCGATTAGAATGATTGATATGTTCGCCGACCGCTAGTTTAACTGGTATGGTGAACCAGGTGTCCGACTACGCCGGACAGCAGCCGAACAGCGAGATGAGCGCCATCGGCTACGCCGTCGGGATCGGGGCCGCAGTGCTGCTGATTCCCGCCCTGCCGCTCATCGTCGCGCTGTTCGTCTTCCAGAAGCTGACCGGCAAGTAGCGAACCGGCATCGGCGTCGACCGACGCGGCACGTTCCCGCTTCTCGTCATACGATACGTTCAGGCAGTACTATCTGTCGTCGCGCCTCGAACCGTCGGGGGAACCACCTCGCGACCGAGACGGCGACCGTGACAGCTGAAACACAAGAGCCTTGTGTCGAACGTCTGAACGGAGCGACATGCCCGCCATCGAACTACGGTCCCTCAGCAAGCGGTTCGGCGACGTCGTCGCCCTCCGCGGCCTCGACCTCGCGGTCGAGGAGGGCGAGGTGTTCGGCTTCCTCGGCCCGAACGGCGCCGGTAAGTCCACCACCATCGACATCGTGCTCGACTTCGTCCGACCCAGCGGCGGTCGCGCCGAGGTGTTCGGCCTCGACGCCCAGGCCGAGACCAAGCAGATCCGCCGGCGCGTCGGCGTCCTGCCCGACGGCTACCACCTCGACGGCCACCTGACCGCGCGCCACCACCTCGAGTTCGCCATCGACTCGAAGGACGCCGACGACGACCCGCGGGCCCTCCTCGACCGCGTCGGGCTCGGCGACGTGCTCGACCGCCGGGTCGGCGGCTTCTCGAAGGGGATGGCCCAGCGCCTCCTGCTGGGGATGGCGCTGGTCGGCGACCCCGACCTGCTCATCCTCGACGAACCCTCCACGGGCCTCGACCCCAACGGGGCGCGCCGGATGCGCGAGATCGTCCTCGAAGAGGCCGACCGGGGCGCGACCGTCTTCTTCTCGAGCCACATCCTCGGGCAGGTCGAGGCGGTCTGCGATCGGGTCGGCATCCTGGCCGACGGCGACCTCGTGGCTGTCGACACCATGGAAGGCCTCCAGGAGACGGTCGGCTCCGAGGCGACCATGACGGTCACGCTCGACGGGTCGCCCGACGGTCGCCTCGAAGCCGTCCGCGAGGTCGACGGGGTGTCGAACGTCTCGGTCGACGGGACCGCGGTGTCGCTGTCGTGCCCCGACGACCGGAAGATCGACGCGCTCGACGCGCTCCGCGCCGACGGGGCGATGGTCCGCAACATCGAGACGAGCGACGCGTCGCTCGACGAGCTGTTCGCGGCGTACACGGAGGGTCGGGCGTGAGCTGGCTCGTCGTCGCCGAGCGCAACGCGCTGGACCCGCACCGGTCGCGGTCCGGCTGGGTGTACCTCGCGGTGTACGTCCTGCTGTTCGGGCTGCTGGCGTACGTCTCGGCCGGCAGCATGCCGCTGGGCTCCTCGCTCGCGACCGTCGCGGCGTACTTCGTCCCGCTGACGGCTCTCACCGCCGGCTACCAGGGCGTCGTCGGGAGCCGCCAGAACGGCGGGCTCCGCGTCGTGCTGTCGTTCCCCCATACCCGCCGAGAGGTCGCGGTCGGGACCGCGGTGGGTCGCGCGGCCGTCATCGCGACGCTGGTGACCGTCAGCTTCGCCGTCGCCGCGCTGATTCGCCTCGTCACCGACGGCGTTCCGGACCTCGGCGTGCTCGCGGTCGCCTGGGTACTCACGGTGGCGCTGGGGGCCGCGGTCGCGAGCCTCGCGGTCGGGCTCTCGGCGAGCGTCCGGACGACCAACCGGGCCGCGGTGCTGGCGTTCGGCTCGTTCCTGCTGTTCGCGGGCCTGTGGAGCCAAATACCGACTATCGTCCGGT
This window encodes:
- a CDS encoding DUF7535 family protein, with the protein product MVNQVSDYAGQQPNSEMSAIGYAVGIGAAVLLIPALPLIVALFVFQKLTGK
- a CDS encoding ABC transporter ATP-binding protein, with protein sequence MPAIELRSLSKRFGDVVALRGLDLAVEEGEVFGFLGPNGAGKSTTIDIVLDFVRPSGGRAEVFGLDAQAETKQIRRRVGVLPDGYHLDGHLTARHHLEFAIDSKDADDDPRALLDRVGLGDVLDRRVGGFSKGMAQRLLLGMALVGDPDLLILDEPSTGLDPNGARRMREIVLEEADRGATVFFSSHILGQVEAVCDRVGILADGDLVAVDTMEGLQETVGSEATMTVTLDGSPDGRLEAVREVDGVSNVSVDGTAVSLSCPDDRKIDALDALRADGAMVRNIETSDASLDELFAAYTEGRA
- a CDS encoding ABC transporter permease subunit; protein product: MSWLVVAERNALDPHRSRSGWVYLAVYVLLFGLLAYVSAGSMPLGSSLATVAAYFVPLTALTAGYQGVVGSRQNGGLRVVLSFPHTRREVAVGTAVGRAAVIATLVTVSFAVAALIRLVTDGVPDLGVLAVAWVLTVALGAAVASLAVGLSASVRTTNRAAVLAFGSFLLFAGLWSQIPTIVRYVLNGFSFPSGPTPEWVAAFAQLNPTTAFQTAVRGLAPGSSLPGGAFYQTAWFALLVLAAWLCIPLALGTLRFERSDL